The nucleotide sequence AGGCTGGTTTTTAGCCGGTCAAAAGTGGCCCGGCCACCATCCGTTTCTATATAGCGCCGGGAAAAGTATCCGGCGCCAATGAGTAGTATCAATAGCAACCACCATAAATTGGTAATAAACCGGGACACCGACAACAACACGGCGGTTATAAACGGCAACGATTGGTTAAGGTCAGTATAGAGCAGCTCGACTTGAGGCAAGACGGTAGTCAGCATAAAAATTATTACGCCTAAGATGACAACCAAAACAATCACTGGATAGACCAAAGCCCCCCTGACTTTAGACAGGATCTCAGCGTCCTTTTCTTGCTGGGCGGCAATCCGCTCCAGCGCCAAATCAAGCGTTCCCGAAACTTCGCCTGCAGCCACTAGGCTGGTAAAAACACTATTAAAAACCTTGGGATATTTTTCCAGCGACTTAGAAAAAGCGTTGCCGCCCTCAACGTCGGCGATAACCGAGCTGACGATTTGCGACAAGGCGTGATTGTCAATTTGTTCCTGCACCGTTCTGAGGCTTTGGGTCAACGGCATACCGGCATTTATCAGCGTCGATAGTTGCCGGGCAAACAGTACCCGATCTTTGGCGGTTATGCGGTTTTTAAATCCCGCTAGCAGGCCTTTTTTTTCGCCCTTAATGCGAATACTAACTGGGGCCAGACCTTGTTCGCTGAGCAACTTGGCGGCGGCCTGTTCTGATTGGGCTTGAACGTCGGCTTTGATGGTTTGGCCGGTTTTAGTGTCGCGAGCGGTGTACTCGTAAGTCAGCATAGGCTATCCGCGCATCATCCTATCGAGTTCTTCCAGATCGACGGCGTAATTTCTAGCCTCGTCGTAGGTAATCGTACCGTTATGAATCATTTGAACTAAGGTTTTATCCATCGATTGCATACCGTGTTCAGCTCCAGTTTGAATAACGGCCTCGAGCTGGTGAGATTTGCCCTCGCGAATAATATTTCTTACCGCCGGGGTGGCAACTAATATTTCGGCGGCGGCGGAGCGACCCCCGCCAATAGCCGGTATCAAGCGCTGGGAACAAATCGCCATAAGGATATTAGCCAGTTGGGCTCTGATTTGAGGCTGCTGGTGCGGCGGAAAAACGTCAATCATACGATCGACCGACTGGCTAGCTGAGTTAGTGTGCAGAGTGGCAAACACCAAGTGCCCCGTTTCGGCGATGGTAATGGCGGCTGAGATGGTTTCCAAATCCCGCATC is from Candidatus Saccharimonadales bacterium and encodes:
- a CDS encoding type II secretion system F family protein — its product is MLTYEYTARDTKTGQTIKADVQAQSEQAAAKLLSEQGLAPVSIRIKGEKKGLLAGFKNRITAKDRVLFARQLSTLINAGMPLTQSLRTVQEQIDNHALSQIVSSVIADVEGGNAFSKSLEKYPKVFNSVFTSLVAAGEVSGTLDLALERIAAQQEKDAEILSKVRGALVYPVIVLVVILGVIIFMLTTVLPQVELLYTDLNQSLPFITAVLLSVSRFITNLWWLLLILLIGAGYFSRRYIETDGGRATFDRLKTSL